From the Streptomyces nigrescens genome, one window contains:
- the leuA gene encoding 2-isopropylmalate synthase — translation MTNPSSPAGHAVGRPTPVTNATQLQRPSGMPVHKYGRYEAVDIPDRTWPDNRITVAPRWLSTDLRDGNQALIDPMSPARKREMFDLLVRMGYKEIEVGFPSSGETDFAFVRSIIEEGAIPEDVTISVLTQAREELIERTVESLRGAHRATVHLYNATAPTFRRVVFRGSKEQVKQIAVDGTRLVMEYADKILGDETIFGYQYSPEIFTDTELDFALEVCEAVCDVWQPEEGREIILNLPATVERSTPSTHADRFEWMSRNLSRREHVCLSVHPHNDRGTAVAAAELAIMAGADRIEGCLFGQGERTGNVDLVTLGMNLFSQGVDPQIDFSQIDEIRRTSEYCNQMEIHPRHPYAGDLVYTAFSGSHQDAIKKGFDAMEAEATAAGKTVDDIEWAVPYLPIDPKDVGRSYEAVIRVNSQSGKGGIAYVLKNDHKLELPRRMQIEFSRIIQEKTDTEGGEVTPTAIWSAFQDEYLPNPENPWGRIQVKNGQTTTDKDGIDTLTVEAEVDGAETVLVGTGNGPISAFFDALQSIDVDARLLDYQEHTMSEGASSLAASYIECAIGDKVLWGIGIDANTTRASLKAVVSAVNRAGR, via the coding sequence ACGGCCGCTACGAAGCGGTTGACATCCCCGACCGCACCTGGCCCGACAACCGCATCACCGTCGCGCCCCGCTGGCTCTCCACCGACCTGCGGGACGGCAACCAGGCACTGATCGACCCGATGTCGCCCGCCCGTAAGCGCGAGATGTTCGATCTGCTGGTGCGCATGGGCTACAAGGAGATCGAGGTCGGCTTCCCCTCCTCCGGGGAGACGGACTTCGCGTTCGTCCGCTCGATCATCGAAGAGGGCGCGATCCCCGAGGACGTGACGATCTCCGTCCTGACGCAGGCCCGCGAGGAGCTGATCGAGCGCACCGTCGAGTCGCTGCGCGGCGCCCACCGCGCCACGGTGCACCTGTACAACGCCACCGCCCCCACCTTCCGCCGGGTCGTCTTCCGCGGCTCGAAGGAGCAGGTCAAGCAGATCGCCGTGGACGGCACCCGGCTGGTCATGGAATACGCCGACAAGATCCTCGGCGACGAGACGATCTTCGGCTACCAGTACAGCCCGGAGATCTTCACCGACACCGAGCTGGACTTCGCGCTGGAGGTCTGTGAGGCGGTCTGTGACGTCTGGCAGCCCGAAGAGGGCCGCGAGATCATCCTGAACCTGCCCGCCACCGTCGAGCGCTCCACGCCGTCCACCCATGCCGACCGCTTCGAGTGGATGTCGCGCAACCTGTCCCGGCGCGAGCACGTATGCCTGTCCGTACACCCGCACAACGACCGGGGCACCGCGGTCGCCGCCGCCGAGCTGGCGATCATGGCGGGTGCCGACCGCATCGAGGGCTGTCTGTTCGGGCAGGGCGAGCGCACCGGCAATGTCGACCTGGTGACGCTGGGCATGAACCTGTTCTCCCAGGGCGTCGACCCGCAGATCGACTTCTCGCAGATCGACGAGATCCGTCGTACGAGCGAGTACTGCAACCAGATGGAGATCCACCCGCGCCACCCCTACGCGGGCGATCTGGTCTACACCGCCTTCTCCGGCTCCCACCAGGACGCCATCAAGAAGGGCTTCGACGCCATGGAGGCCGAGGCCACCGCCGCCGGCAAGACCGTGGACGACATCGAGTGGGCGGTCCCGTACCTGCCCATCGACCCCAAGGACGTCGGCCGCTCCTACGAGGCCGTCATCCGCGTCAACTCGCAGTCCGGCAAGGGCGGTATCGCCTACGTCCTGAAGAACGACCACAAGCTGGAACTGCCGCGCCGGATGCAGATCGAGTTCTCCCGGATCATCCAGGAGAAGACCGACACCGAGGGCGGCGAGGTCACGCCGACCGCCATCTGGTCGGCCTTCCAGGACGAGTACCTGCCCAACCCCGAGAACCCGTGGGGCCGCATCCAGGTCAAGAACGGCCAGACCACCACCGACAAGGACGGCATCGACACCCTCACCGTCGAGGCCGAGGTGGACGGTGCGGAGACGGTGCTGGTCGGTACCGGCAACGGCCCGATCTCCGCGTTCTTCGACGCGCTGCAGAGCATCGACGTGGACGCGCGGCTGCTGGACTACCAGGAGCACACCATGAGCGAGGGTGCCTCCTCGCTGGCCGCCTCGTACATCGAGTGCGCGATCGGTGACAAGGTCCTGTGGGGCATCGGTATCGACGCCAACACCACGCGCGCCTCGCTGAAGGCCGTCGTCTCCGCCGTGAACCGCGCGGGCCGCTGA